One Plasmodium berghei ANKA genome assembly, chromosome: 13 genomic region harbors:
- a CDS encoding rab GTPase activator, putative: protein MKKIYRGTKTDEIFQAQKNKYRHLINKNHIYNNIYLNLEVYQKWRNLIIDKEENDHWNDHSLNTILNADSKSMDKEIKHLLRRGVSDSLKHLIWIRSNDVNYFVINFPQFYETTIYNTFGDKIPSNLSNDCPTFCGGILGLQEDIMCVQTKIEELEIDHNDDYNSFNINDSTSNILKLLFNNPNDMEKKKDKYLLPEHNFWKEPKALSTPNFGINNNKPKKKKFQYIENVKNKILKNKKIDNYLRVASDSVLPYSRNFILKNLSNKFSKFKLDKNNNEDISNNINLNVYECCNIKCNYDISYRDQRQCSNGICNLMASELGKNDYNDNIDVSNKSISSDKKIGHEKNNLLKNCSKTERNILIKDDIIIFHNNETDQNSNKLDAVSNNSRTNSPRISQNNSDHNIHSVYCTKHKLHGHHQSSYQLSTRENYESNKYLHIQTYMTEQYIISKKQAEKMNTAKLYLRTKRKKKKDNENNLSKNNKNTNKGMNRHNSDYSVSSISSEHFLNKKSIENIYGKKKYSSYNRTKQFLEKTFNVTQNNKKNERKLSDHISSLLKKSLNTDYLTQKTTTISHQKHPNIYFAGEKDPSNSEQNSQTASQKNANIAFKRSNAFKINNIRKSSEKDKLKDDYININDSTTSDFRNNKNVWKNKNSNSNSIVELSAFNSNEEYKNSENICKSLESREKCDLKKGDKNEKISTNRKSIFSKLKYMFYKKKNTFENYEEGMVSQYVNIPFEKSSKIESTTIITASTINDNNKNCDSIDKTDSFFGEFKQYEEIDIDKNLVPTKIPEKKNKNSKLFIEPQNIDAYKNGKEEIKQNCTNENKTLNKYNIIISRHEQDNDKYYDNRCNTQSENNPFENDKYPKIYNKKEDNKPNDISYSSPPIEMHEYFSDDTQYHGIQIKKEKKKKEEKDEWDQNNNDIMPRIDNDSNSDNTINKNNFENFKLPKTHPLNEENEKDESISTESENDGEEEEENNKDQFPQKKIIKIKKKIYFKGISESEENEKIKNVTKFDKRIDNNKRENSLKNRDPYNYYDEYNASDDKEEKSEEKDEWEKKMSKKSGKKNSKKNAKKNCDEIISIDHENQRKKCNDENDEGIDKNSKDKNLENELYNKFYEKNGNNNWDYPNVYNLDDATEFSQLLNDNGKHEIKKLLWAINNNFGNDIEFAPIIPNLCIVLLIYFKASVVYCIIHCLIKKGIDSIRNKELPFFIYKRKDFVKYVKYVLNSFIKFLPKCYYYLRKLNFDLAAWTARCIQDGFARMLPFDFVLRIYGTFLFEGQKTLCLYCLALLKFLEEDILKCSNIEEIENILYHICMHPYLDINKLTQSAYRFKLKTKENHLQLSTKCPSPYLMNVKIKNFYRPRLNDSSRIINSFHWEKLWEKIPSNNRSLDPYLTFCSKKDGYNLQKLLDKTEKNKKKPMILILKTFDYDLIGFYCPFSLNRDYNFVSLTDKSSSFLCTFNSTFKFYRWSGKNNTLILMRDGIYIGGNDIALFIDRDIKVGKTNYSESFSSPPLISNGYDFNIMDIEIWNLK, encoded by the exons atgaaaaaaatatacaggGGAACTAAAACAGATGAAATATTTCAGGCtcaaaaaaacaaatatcgCCATttaattaacaaaaatcatatttacaataatatatacctTAATCTGGAAGTTTATCAAAAATGGAGAAATTTGATTATTGAT aaagAGGAAAATGATCATTGGAATGACCATTCCTTAAACACTATCTTAAATGCGGATTCAAAATCTATGgataaagaaattaaaCATTTACTTAGAcg aGGTGTTTCTGATTCTCTTAAACATTTAATATGGATACGTTCAAATGAtgttaattattttgtaattaATTTTCCCCAATTTTATGAGACAACTATATATAACACATTTGGCGATAAAATACCATCAAATTTATCAAATGATTGCCCCACATTTTGTGGAGGTATATTAGGATTACAAGAAGATATTATGTGTGTGCAAACTAAAATTGAAGAATTAGAAATTGATCATAATGATGATTATAAtagttttaatattaatgattcGACTAGTAATATACTAAAACTTTTATTTAACAATCCAAATgatatggaaaaaaaaaaagataaatatttattgcCTGAACATAATTTTTGGAAAGAACCTAAAGCATTAAGTACTCCGAATTTtggaataaataataataagcccaaaaaaaaaaaatttcaatatatagaaaatgtaaaaaataaaattttaaaaaataaaaaaattgataattatttaagaGTAGCATCAGATTCAGTTTTACCATATTCAcgtaattttattttaaaaaatttatcaaataaattttctaaatttaagttggataaaaacaataatgaagatatttctaataacataaatttaaatgtgTATGAATGTTgcaatataaaatgtaattatgatatatcATATCGTGATCAAAGACAATGTAGTAATGGTATATGTAATTTGATGGCTTCTGAATTGGGTAAGAATGATTATAATGACAATATAGATGTATCAAATAAATCTATTAGTagtgataaaaaaattgggcatgaaaaaaataatttgttaaaaaattgtagtAAAACAGAAAGAAATATTCTTATCAAAGatgatattattatttttcataataatgaaacggatcaaaatagtaataaattAGATGCAGTAAGTAATAACAGTAGAACAAATAGTCCTAGAATTAGtcaaaataatagtgaTCATAATATTCATAGTGTGTATTGCACAAAACATAAATTACATGGTCATCACCAAAGTTCATATCAACTTTCCACTCgtgaaaattatgaatcgaataaatatttacacATACAAACTTACATGACAGagcaatatataattagcAAAAAACAGGcagaaaaaatgaacacAGCAAAATTATACTTAAGAActaaaaggaaaaaaaaaaaagataatgaaaataatttatctaaaaataataaaaacacaAATAAAGGTATGAATAGGCATAATTCTGATTATTCAGTATCTAGTATTTCTAGtgaacattttttaaataaaaaatctaTAGAAAACatttatggaaaaaaaaagtattcTAGTTATAATCGTACTAAAcaatttttagaaaaaactTTTAATGTAactcaaaataataaaaaaaatgagagAAAATTATCGGATCATATATCAtctttattaaaaaaaagtttaaaTACAGATTATTTAACCCAAAAAACAACAACAATATCTCATCAAAAGCATCCTAATATATACTTTGCAGGGGAAAAGGATCCAAGCAATAGTGAACAAAATTCGCAAACAGcttcacaaaaaaatgcaaacaTAGCTTTTAAGCGAAGTAACgcttttaaaattaataatattagaaaGAGTTCGGAGaaagataaattaaaagatgattacataaatataaatgattcAACTACTTCAGATTTTagaaacaataaaaatgtttggaaaaacaaaaactCTAATAGCAACTCCATAGTAGAGCTAAGTGCTTTCAATTCAAatgaagaatataaaaacagtgaaaatatttgtaaaagTTTAGAAAGCCGCGAAAAATGTGATCTAAAAAAAGGCGataaaaacgaaaaaatatCTACTAATAGAAAATCCATTTTTAGTAAATTAAAGTAcatgttttataaaaaaaaaaatactttcGAAAATTATGAAGAAGGTATGGTTTCTCAATATGTTAATATTCCATTTGAAAAAAGTTCAAAAATTGAAAGTACTACAATTATTACTGCTTCTActataaatgataataataaaaattgtgatTCAATAGATAAAACTGATTCTTTTTTTGGAGAATTTAAACAATATGAGGAAATAGATATCGATAAAAATTTAGTTCCTACTAAAATTCctgagaaaaaaaataaaaattccaAATTGTTTATAGAACCTCAAAATATAGATGCATACAAAAATGGGAAAGAAgaaattaaacaaaattgtacgaatgaaaataaaacattaaataaatataatataattataagtAGGCATGAACAagataatgataaatattatgataataGGTGTAATACACAATCTGAAAATAATCCatttgaaaatgataaatatccaaagatttataataaaaaggaaGACAATAAACCAAATGACATTTCATATAGTTCACCCCCAATTGAAATGCATGAATATTTCTCTGATGATACACAATATCATGGtattcaaattaaaaaagagaagaaaaaaaaagaagaaaaagatgaatgggatcaaaataataatgacaTAATGCCAAGAATAGATAATGATAGTAACTCAGATAATactataaacaaaaataattttgaaaattttaaattaccAAAAACCCATCCtttaaatgaagaaaatgaaaaagacgAGAGTATCAGCACAGAAAGTGAAAACGACGGCgaagaagaagaagaaaataataaagatcaatttccacaaaaaaaaataataaaaataaaaaaaaaaatatattttaaaggCATTTCAGAGAGTGaggaaaatgaaaaaataaaaaatgtaacaaaatttgataaacgaattgataataataaaagagaAAATTCTTTGAAAAACCGAGACCCCTATAATTACTATGATGAATATAATGCATCTGATgataaagaagaaaaaagtgaagaaaaagatgaatgggaaaaaaaaatgtcaaaaaaaagtggaaaaaaaaattcgaaaaaaaatgcaaaaaaaaattgtgatGAAATCATATCAATTGATCATGAAAATCAGCgcaaaaaatgtaatgatgaaaatgatgagggtattgataaaaattccAAAGATAAAAATCTTGAAAACGAATTAtacaataaattttatgaaaagaatggaaataataattggGATTATccaaatgtatataatttagaTGATGCAACTGAATTTAGTCAATTATTAAATGACAATGGAAAacatgaaataaaaaaattattatgggcaataaataacaattttgGTAATGATATTGAATTTGCCCCAATTATTCCAAACTTATGTATAGTAttacttatatattttaaagcTTCGGTAGTATATTGTATAATTCAttgtttaataaaaaaaggaattGATAGTATACGAAATAAAGAGTTACcattctttatatataaaagaaaagattttgtaaaatatgtaaaatatgtattaaatagttttatcaaatttttacctaaatgttattattatttaagaaaattaaattttgatTTAGCTGCTTGGACAGCTAGATGTATACAAGATGGATTTGCAAGAATGCTACCCTTTGATTTTGTATTAAGAATATATggaacatttttatttgaaggTCAAAAAACGTtatgtttatattgtttagctttattaaaatttttagaagaagatattttaaaatgtagtaatattgaagaaatagaaaatatactATATCATATTTGTATGCACCCATATTtagatattaataaattaacaCAATCTGCTTATcgttttaaattaaaaactaAAGAAAATCATTTACAACTTTCAACAAAATGCCCATCCCCTTATCTCATGaatgtaaaaattaaaaatttttatagaCCAAGATTAAATGATAGTTCTCGaattattaattcatttCATTGGGAAAAGTTATGGGAAAAAATACCAAGTAACAATCGATCTTTAGATCCATATTTGACATTTTGTTCTAAAAAGGATGGTtataatttacaaaaacTATTAGATaaaacagaaaaaaataaaaaaaaaccaaTGATacttattttaaaaacatttgATTATGATTTAATAGGATTTTATTGCCCTTTTTCATTAAACAGagattataattttgttagTTTAACAGATAAAAGTTCATCTTTTCTTTGTACTTTCAATTCGacttttaaattttatagatGGTCAGGAAAAAACAATACCCTTATACTTATGAGGGatggaatatatatagggGGAAATGACATTGCCTTATTTATTGATAGAGATATAAAAGTTGggaaaacaaattattccGAGTCTTTTTCCTCACCCCCGTTAATATCTAATGGATATGATTTCAATATTATGGACATAGAAATATGGAATTTAAAATGA